In Cotesia glomerata isolate CgM1 linkage group LG1, MPM_Cglom_v2.3, whole genome shotgun sequence, one genomic interval encodes:
- the LOC123260500 gene encoding FAST kinase domain-containing protein 4, producing MTILKLVGFLRNGSSLVPKSTSSWCMSKHQVLSSAFNSTSTANKSAPNEIKPIKEKSKFSLVELAFDQLLNIENDNKKLQDELTRAATVEDLLKVSGETHGNRILMQFIVSRLDQWVDEKKITRKKFESDSRYKRLCSALKIAIKKQSNAAQEKDTHLSSEPIGRSAHFHNMFHESNSYSSEISKLSVKEAVDVWTGLTLKGTREKPLLDSLALHLLTKTDKLDIKQNADILYGMAKLNYPNEALLTKICDELVVLVKKVTKSPVIGSIITSLGMLKYRNDEVMNALSEWVVENKEIIRTQDVCSFLMTLATIGYKPNNSDVFFNELVFTLKETDMIRSTEWLDVVWALTTLNQVSTEHISSVLNDKFMSKLYERDNIVPLVKKHKLLNINAVAKYLIKHYNGPKLPDNSPIFDAPIMKTKDKEIFVRSIKDTLVTLFPSRDYFREDVSDGTGFLIDLDFFMDKNLTPVPFNQIGNKKDLTRIVIVANSYQNYCRGETMLVGPVRLHYRLLQAQKCQILDISYVDFHTSEVLLKRITYINDRIKALLK from the exons atgacaattttaaagttgGTTGGATTTTTGCGCAATGGATCGTCTCTTGTCCCGAAATCAACGTCATCTTGGTGTATGTCAAAACATCAAGTTTTGTCAAGTGCATTTAACAGTACGTCGACAGCGAATAAATCAGCTCCTAATGAAATAAAA cctataaaagaaaaatcaaagtttTCACTGGTTGAGCTGGCGTTTGATCAGCTGTTAAACATTGagaatgataataaaaagctTCAGGATGAGCTGACACGTGCTGCGACAGTTGAAGATTTGTTAAAAGTGTCAGGAGAGACTCATGGAAATCGCATTCTAATGCAGTTTATTGTTTCTAGACTGGATCAGTGGGtcgacgaaaaaaaaataactcgaaaaaaattcgaaagtGACTCAAGGTATAAGCGATTGTGCTCAGCATTGAAAATagctattaaaaaacaaagtaATGCTGCTCAGGAGAAGGACACACATTTAAGTTCAGAGCCGATTGGACGAAGTGCACATTTCCATAATATGTTTCACGAGAGTAATTCTTACAGCTCAGAAATTTCTAAATTGTCTGTCAAAGAAGCTGTTGATGTCTGGACTGGTTTGACGCTTAAAGGCACACGGGAGAAGCCACTACTGGATTCTCTTGCTTTACATTTGTTAACAAAAACTGATAAATTGGATATAAAACAAAATGCAGACATACTTTATGGTATGGCGAAGCTTAACTATCCAAATGAAGCtttattgacaaaaatttgtgACGAGTTAGTTGTGTTGGTTAAAAAAGTCACTAAAAGCCCAGTTATTGGGTCTATCATTACGTCTCTTGGGATGTTGAAGTACCGTAATGATGAAGTAATGAATGCACTATCCGAATGGGTGgttgaaaataaagaaattattaggACTCAGGATGTGTGTTCATTTTTGATGACACTAGCAACGATTGGGTATAAGCCCAATAATTCTGacgttttttttaat GAGTTGGTGTTTACGTTAAAAGAAACTGACATGATCAGATCGACAGAGTGGTTAGATGTTGTGTGGGCTCTTACAACTCTGAATCAAGTATCAACTGAACACATTTCTTCTGTACTAAATGACAAATTCATGAGCAAGCTCTatg aGCGTGATAATATAGTTCCATTggtaaaaaaacataaattattaaatataaatgcgGTTgctaagtatttaataaaacactacaATGGTCCAAAATTGCCGGACAATTCGCCAATATTCGATGCTCCGATTATGAAAACTAaagataaagaaatatttgtaagATCGATTAAAGATACGTTGGTAACTCTTTTCCCTTCGAGAGATTACTTTAGGGAAGATGTCTCAGATGGAACCGGTTTTTTAATAG atCTGGACTTTtttatggataaaaatttaacgcCTGTTCCCTTTAACCAAAtaggaaataaaaaagatttaacAAGGATAGTTATTGTGGCTAATTCGTATCAAAATTACTGTAGAGGAGAGACTATGTTAGTAGGACCAGTACGATTACATTACCGGCTACTTCAAGCGCAGAAATGCCAGATACTCGATATTTCGTATGTTGATTTTCATACGTCCGAGGTATTATTAAAACGAATCACTTATATTAATGATCGTATTAAAGCActtttaaaatag
- the LOC123260573 gene encoding GSK3-beta interaction protein, translated as MIHEEKVLDENQWKIEAQAIINDVKNYVQDISISQKLQSTNSKIYLNLTTLEGDKYCVKVSSAGFVVASDHHDTITNTQTEAQVFETPYGLLDSISPKYRESFGNDLINKLNNLSN; from the coding sequence ATGATACACGAGGAAAAAGTACTAGACGAAAATCAGTGGAAAATAGAAGCCCAAGCGATAATAAACGACGTCAAGAATTACGTCCAGGACATAAGTATTTCGCAGAAACTCCAGAGTACgaacagtaaaatttatctgaaCCTCACAACCCTCGAGGGTGATAAATATTGTGTTAAAGTGTCATCAGCTGGATTTGTAGTAGCTAGTGATCATCACGACACCATAACCAATACTCAAACCGAGGCCCAAGTATTCGAGACCCCCTACGGACTTTTGGACTCCATAAGCCCGAAATATAGAGAGTCGTTTGGGaatgatttaattaacaaattaaataatctaagtaactag